Genomic window (Vibrio gallicus):
AGCGATAGACGATATTTATACAACTGGTGTTGAGTACTCGGTAAATCGCCCTTGGCAAAAGTATTGGAATTTGGGTGCAGGTATTGGCACTAACCTGATGTATTTCAAAAATACCTATCATTACAATAACCCGATCACGATCCAGTTCAGAGATGTTTTAGACGGCAATGCATTTAATACCAGTGCTTGGTCACAGACCTTTCAAACCAATGTGAATTTGCATTATAAGCGACCTCAAGATTGGGGGCGCTGGGATGGATTTTCTGAGCTTAACTACTTTTATGGCTATGGATGGGGTGAAGCTAATCAGGGAGATATAGGCAACCCAGAAGGCTTATATTGGATCAACGGCGTTAAGGTGTTTTATGATATTACGCACTGGGGAGGATATGGACAAACGCTGTTCACTAGTGTCCGTCATATAAATCTTAGCTCCGACTTGAAGGTGGCTTTTGGTACGAGTGAGTATTGGGAAGCCAGTGTGGGTTGGTTATTGTCGCCGCCGTTTCTTAAGCAATACGTTGATAACATTGGTATCGGTATTAACTTAAATTATGGTAGCTCTCTTAGTGGGGGCACCATCATATTAATGTTTAACCAAGACTAATATGCATGGCTAGACACACCACTAATTGTAATTTTTCTAGCGTGAAATACGAATTGGCTTCGATTTTATGATGCCATGCCGTTAGAATCTCTCTTTTCTATTATTAACTTCTCGAGTCGTTATGCCTTTGTCCGCAAATTCTGTTGTTGTTCTTGATTTCGAAACCACCGGTCTGTCCCCCAATATGGGAGATCGAGCGATTGAAATTGGGGCGGTGAAGCTTGTCGACGGTGAGGTGGTAGATACATTTCAACAACTTATGAATCCAGGCTTTCGTGTCAGCACATTTATCGAGGGATATACTGGTATCTCAAACCAGATGCTTCGCTCTGCACCAAGTTGTGCTGAGGTAATGCAGCAGTTTGCGACATTTGTCGGGGCAAGCAATTTAGTGGCCCATAATGCGTCTTTTGATAAACGCTTTTTAGATGCGGAATACGCACCTTTGGGCATTGAATATCAAGGGCAGTTCGCGTGCTCTATGTTGATAGCGCGCCGTTTATATCAAGATGCGCCAACCCATAAACTTGGGGACTTGGTTCGGTATAAGAATATTGAGCATGATGGAGTGTTTCACCGCGCGCTAGCCGATTCTGAGATGACGGCCAAACTATGGCTACTCATGCTGCAAGACTTACAAGGGAAGGGCGTCATTGAGCCAGATTTTTCATTTATGAAAAAAGTATCGAAAACGAGCAAGAGTGCACTAAATGCATTAATCCGTAAGCAATCAATGGTCATATCATCTAGGCCATAGACCCCAGCCCAATAGCCTATCGGCTGCCCTTTAAAACCAATCCAACTAAATAGCGACTTATCGAAAGTAAGCAGCCTTATTGTCACGTCTTTTTCCTGCGCTGGTTCTGCTCACTTACTTTGTGTGATCGGTATAACGCATCCTTGATCTCATAAATTGTGTAGAAAGTTCAAATATTTATAGTTTGGTCTCGCCTTTAGGTTAGGTATCCCTTAGATTGTGGATATAGATATTTTTGTCGCAAGGAACATATATGGGTTGGCTAAGCCGTCTTTTCACCGGTAAACAACAAAAACCGGCAGTTGAAATCGAACCTTATGAATATAAAGGGTACTTGATCTACGCTGAACCTATTGCTGAAAATGGCCAGTACCGTATTGCAGGCCGCATCGTTTTAAACCAAGGTGAGGCTCAAAAAACACATCGCTTTATTCGTTCAGACCTGTTGATAAGCCAAGGGGATGCGCAAGATCTTATGATCAAAAAAGCTCAGATGTTTATCGATCAAATGGGTGACTCAATCTTCGACTAGAGGCGTAGGCATCTGGTTAGACCTTACTTTGTTATATTTTTGTTGTTATTTAAATTGCCGATGTGCAGTATTAAATACAAAGCAAGCGTAGCGCTTGCACAGTGGAATATTGTGATTTGTATACAAGGAGTATGCGTTAATGATTATCGGTGTACCTAGAGAAGTACTCGATGGAGAAACCCGTGTCGCTGCGTCACCTAAATCAGTTGAGCAGCTAATTAAACTCGGTTTTGAAGTTAAAGTAGAATGCAGCGCTGGAGCGTTAGCCAGTTTTGATGACTCAGCTTATATAACATCTGGTGCGAGTATTGCCGCGCTAGATGAGATCTGGCAATCGGATCTGATATTTAAAGTCAACGCACCAACAGACGCTGAGATTGAAATGATAAAAGAGGGCGCGTCTCTCATTAGTTTCATTTGGCCAGCGCAAAATCCACAGTTGATGGAAAAGCTGTCTAGCAAAAACATCAATGTGATGGCAATGGATGCAGTGCCTAGAATTTCACGTGCGCAAGCATTAGATGCATTGAGTTCAATGGCCAACATCGCCGGTTATCGCGCCGTGGTTGAAGCCGCACATGAGTTTGGACGCTTCTTCACCGGACAAATAACGGCAGCCGGAAAAGTGCCGCCAGCTAAGGTATTAGTTGCCGGTGCTGGTGTGGCTGGCCTTGCAGCAATTGGCGCTGCAGGCAGTCTTGGTGCAATTGTTCGTTCGTTTGATGTGAGACCAGAAGTAAAAGAGCAGGTCGAATCTATGGGCGCTGAGTTCTTGGAAGTGGATTTTCAAGAAAACAGTGGCGCTGGTGACGGCTACGCGAAAGAAATGTCAGATGAGTTCAACAAGAAGGCCGAAGCGCTTTACGCTCAACAAGCGACTGACGTTGATATTATTATTACTACCGCGCTTATCCCTGGCCGTCCTGCACCCAAGCTAATTACCAAAGAGATGGTGGATAGCATGAAGTCGGGCAGTGTGATCGTTGATCTTGCTGCAGCTAACGGCGGTAACTGCGCCTACACCGAAGCGGATAAAGTTGTTACTACCGCAAATGGGGTCAAGGTTATTGGTTATACGGACATGGTCGGTCGTCTGCCAACTCAGGCTTCTCAGCTTTATGCGACCAATATCGTCAATCTACTTAAACTGCTTTGCAAAGAGAAAGATGGCAACATCAATATCGATTTTGATGATGTCGTACTACGAGGCGTTACGGTAGTTAAACAAGGTGAAGTAACCTGGCCAGCACCTCCAATTCAAGTATCCGCTCAGCCACAATCTACCCCGAAACCTGCCAAAGAAGTGATTGAGAAGGTAGAAGAACCAACATCACCAATCAAAAAAGTCATTGGGTTGGCGGTCGGTGTTGGCGCCTTTGCTTGGGTCGCATCTGTTGCTCCAGCTGCATTCTTGGCGCATTTCACGGTATTCGTATTGGCCTGTGTAGTGGGTTATTACGTGGTCTGGAATGTAACCCATGCACTGCATACGCCTTTAATGTCAGTAACTAATGCCATCTCTGGCATTATCATCGTTGGCGCATTATTGCAGATTGGACAGGGGCATGGTGTGGTGAATGTTTTAGCATTTATCGCCGTGTTAATTGCGAGTATCAACATCTTTGGTGGCTTTACGGTGACTAAACGTATGTTAGAAATGTTCCGTAAAGACTAAAGGAGTATTCAATGTCTGCAGGATTAGTACAAGCAGCTTACATCGTTGCTGCGGTGTTCTTTATATTGAGTTTAGCGGGGCTTTCAAAGCAAGAAAGCGCACGTAATGGTAACTATTATGGTATTGCTGGTATGGCGATTGCCTTGCTGGCTACCATCTTCGGCCCACATTCAAGCGGGGTTGCTTGGATTCTCTTAGCTATGGTTATTGGTGGCGGAATTGGTATTCATTATGCCAAGAAAGTTGAAATGACTGAAATGCCTGAATTGGTCGCCATCCTACACAGCTTCGTAGGTATGGCTGCGGTGCTAGTCGGGTATAACAGCCTGCTACACGCACCTGTGCTTACCACGCATGCTGAGCATATGATCCATCTAGTTGAAGTCTATTTAGGGGTCTTTATTGGAGCGGTAACCTTTACCGGTTCCATTGTTGCTTTCGGTAAACTGCGTGGGGTGATCTCTTCATCTGCATTAAATCTTCCGCATAAGCATAAGCTTAATCTAGCTGCGATTGTGGTTTCAGGGTTATTGATGAAATGGTATCTAGGTGGCGATGGTGCTCTATTCCCATTGTTCCTGATGACATTGATTGCATTTGCGTTTGGTTGTCACTTGGTCGCGTCAATCGGTGGTGCGGATATGCCAGTGGTTGTATCAATGCTGAACTCATACTCTGGTTGGGCGGCGGCGGCGGCCGGTTTCATGTTGGCGAACGATCTTCTGATTGTGACAGGGGCGCTGGTTGGTTCTTCAGGCGCAATACTGTCGTATATTATGTGTAAAGCAATGAATCGCTCATTTATTAGCGTAATTGCTGGCGGATTTGGACAAGACGTTTCAGCCTCAGGTTCTGATGAAGATTATGGTGAACATCGTGAGTCATCTGCTGAAGAAGTCGCTGAGATGCTTAAGGATTCAAAGTCTGTAATTATTACTCCTGGATACGGCATGGCAGTCGCTCAAGCGCAATATCCAGTGCGTGAAATTACAGAAAAGCTTCGAGCGAAAGGGGTTGAGGTTCGCTTTGGTATTCACCCTGTAGCAGGACGTTTGCCTGGGCATATGAACGTACTACTTGCTGAAGCTAAGGTGCCTTATGATATCGTACTAGAAATGGATGAAATCAATGATGATTTCCCAACAACGGATACAGTGCTAGTCATTGGTGCAAACGATACGGTAAACCCAGCCGCTCTTGACGATCCAAGTAGTCCTATCGCTGGCATGCCAGTCCTAGAAGTGTGGAATGCCAAAAATGTAGTGGTGTTTAAGCGCTCTATGAATCCAGGTTACGCTGGCGTTCAAAACCCACTGTTCTTCAAAGAGAATTCAACGATGTTGTTTGGTGATGCTAAGGCGAGCTGCTCTAGTATTTTAGAGCACCTTTAAGTGAATTAAATGACCAAAAAGGGACTCAATTTGAGTCCCTTTTTTTGAACAGTGCATTCGGTTAAGTTGAAGGGGTGAGATGCTAACCCCGCAACTCGTCTTCGTGTCATTTCTTAGTAAGAATGCCAGTTAATTTTGGTATGCGAGTAAGTTTATAGGTATAGTGAGCACCATTGTTATTTACTATATGTTGCTGTCTTTGCGTTTCTCGTTCGTTACCTTATTTCTTATACTTGTATCGCCAATGTTGCAGGCTAAAACGCTACCTCAACAGTTGGATTTACTGACCAGCATGTTTTCGTTTGATGACGCAAAGCAAATGTATGACATGCAACGAATACAAGTCGATTTCCCAACGGAGCTGATTAGCCCCGATTCGATGCTACCGCAGACCAGTAATTATCCCCTTAAAGATATTCAGTTGCTTTATCGTTTGGAGCAAAAATGTAAGGGTAAGCTGCCGCTGAGTCCCGCAGTAACTGAGCCTTTGGTTTTTACCCGAGCTATCTGTCGTGGTACTCATTTACCACTGAAATGGTTCGCTCGTTCTGATCATATTCATCCCGGTGGTGGCACATACGCATCCCGATACGTGGTTGCGCATCCAGATATGTTTAAGCAGCTGCAACCATTCATGCACATTAGTGAACGTAGCTTGGCTTCACCAGATACATTGCTCGGTCGTTTACAAATAATGAATCGAGATGCTATTACCGCCCTTATTAAAGGCGCACCAATGTTGATACAAGGTGATGAGTTTTGGATTCGAAAGGGTGACAGTTACTTTATTTTTGATAGAGCTAACATAGAGAAAAAGGCCAAAGCTGTCGATCTGACATTTACATTGCGCAATCAGGTGGATGAATGCTTTTTTGAGCGTGGAAATATCTGCTGGAGTCAGAATAGTGACCAAGATTTCATAAAGCCGTTTGCGTACCTATTGGTTGTGATAAACCTGTTACTGATCTCAGGTTGGGCAATCTATCGCTGGAATAGTAAACGACAAGACCTTAGAAGTCGCATGTTAGTACTGCAAATACTGACTCACGAACTGCGTACACCAATCGCTAGTTTGTCTATGACAGTAGAGGGGTTTCGCCGAGAATTTGAGCAACTGCCTGAGTCTGTATACGATGAATTTAGGCGCTTATGTGAAGATTCTATGCGTCTTAGGCAGTTGGCGGAAGCGAGCAAAGATTATCTGCAATCAGATAATCAGGTACTAGCGACTGAATATTTGCCTTCGATTAAAGAGTGGCTTGAATATAAAGTTGAAGAATATAGTGCGCCAGTTCAATTAGTTATTGATTCTGATACCGACGCTAACGTCAATATCTATTGGTTGGGTAACTGTATCGATAATCTGGTAAATAACGCGATTAAGTACGGACAAGCGCCCGTTAGCCTGAGTGTTATGAAGATCAAACAAAATTTAATAATTTCAGTTGAAGACCAAGGCAATTTGCGCTCCAAAGATTGGAAATCACTACGCAAACCATTTGTAAGTGAAGCAGGTCTTGGTTTGGGCTTAACGATTGTTGAGTCTATGGTTAATCGAATGGGGGGACGAATGCACCTTGAAGGCCCGCCAACTAAATTTGTAATGGAGATCCCAAGTGGAACAGACCCTTCTTCTCGTTGAAGATGATAAAAACTTAGCCGATGGTTTATTGGTTAGCTTAGAATTAGCTGGCTATAAATGCTTACATGCGGAATCTATTGCTGAAGCCAACAAGCTTTGGCAACAAGCGGATCTCGTTATCCTAGACCGTCAATTACCCGATGGAGACTCAGCGTCACATATTCATGAATGGAAGGCCCTTAAAGACGTACCTATTATCTTGTTAACAGCATTGGTTACAGTTAAGGATAAAGTGACAGGGTTAGACGCAGGAGCGGATGATTATCTAACCAAACCGTTTGCCGAAGCAGAGCTATTTGCACGTGTTAGGGCTAACCTGCGCTCACTAAATAGTGACGAAGACCAAGACGACTCTAAAGTGATTACACAAAGCCTTGTCATCGATAAAGCTACCCGAGAGGTATCTTATAAAGGTGACGACGTGACATTAACACGCACTGAGTTTGATTTGCTAATGTTTCTAGCTAGCAATTTAGGCAGAGTATTTACTAGAGACGAATTGTTAGACCATGTTTGGGGCTACAATCATTTCCCTACTACCAGAACCGTTGATACCCATGTATTGCAATTACGACAGAAGTTACCTGGCGTCGAAATTGAAACATTGCGTGGTGTTGGCTACAAAATGAAAGCTGAATGAAAATAACATCCCTTGCCTCATTAATTTTGCTACTGCCATTTAGTGCTCCACAAGCTAAATGGTTCGAAGAAAGCAATACTATTGCACAGATGCATAAAAGCCTGCTGCAAGATGACCTAGATGGGATGTTTGAACAGATGGTGCAGGTTTGGCAGCAAGAGTCAGAACAGTACATTCGACCTCATTTAGATGCGTTACTTGAGCAGGCTGTTAGTAAGGATTGTGGTAAAAGCTTGATGACACAAAGCCTGCCAACTTGGTTAACTAGCATAAATATCAGCCGCAATACAACCCAGCGACCTGGTAGAACGTCTCATAAACTGGTAATCACAATAGATAGTCAGTCTAAATTAGACAGTATTGATTTTATCCGATGGCCGGAACGACACATCTCTGCTGAACACCAGATCTTTCAAAAGACTGAAAAAATCTACAATGATGATAGACAGATGCATACAACGCAGAAGGTCTATAACATCCCTCGCCGTTTAGATAGTGGATTGTACCAACTCACTATTAAAGATAATGACGGGGAAAGCTGGAACTCTTGGGTCATTATTGATGCGATAAAGCCGCCACAATCAGTGCGCTGGGAATCTCGAGATAAGTGGGTGGTAGATAAAACCAAATTGCTTAATCGAGCCTGCCCACTGCCAAGGCAAGAAATACAAGTTTCAGAATATAAAGAAGGTAAATACAGTCAGGTGTGGAGTAATAGCTACGAGTCGCCCCGATATCCTACTCATTTACCGAAAAATGCGATTGAAGCAAATCGCTATTTACTGAGCGTCTCCATGGTCAATTCTCGTTGGCAGGGACCGGTAGTAATACAGCAGCAAAACACCATTAGTAAAACCATTGACCTTACAGAAGAGTAGGGTAAAAGAGGATTAACATGTTTGATGATTTACCACCGATAAGCCATGCCGAGCAACAGAAAGCAGTTGAAGAGATCCAACGCTTGATGAGTGAAGGAATGAGTACTGCACAAGCAATTAAGTTAGTAGCAGAACGAATTCGAGCTGAGTATAAAAACAAGCAAGATTAATTCTATGTGAATAGGCGTAACTATTTAATTATCAATAGCTTATTATGTTTTGGTTCGCAATTAAACAAGCGTATATTGGATTCATCTAAGCCTGTGGTCGTTATTTAAAATGACGCTCTTTGTGACCGCGTCACTAGTAATTATTCTGACGATGTATATCGTTTAGGGCTTTAGGGCGTAAATGTACTCAAGAGCCAAAGAATACGAATTAACCAACACAAGTTATAATTATTGATATGCAGTGGATCTGATTTCCGAGCCACTTGTTGGTGTAGAATAGATTTAGAGGTGCTACCTGATGATCCGACCTAAACATGTGTTCCGCGCAGTTTGTTTATGTTGCGGGGTAGCTTTGACTGTATTGGCGCTTGTTGATGGCTATAATGATTTTTTAAAACATTTAGACTCTCAATGGATTTTAGGTGCGGGTGTAATTTTAATTGGAGTTGCAGCTCGTAAGGCGGCAGTAACATTACCAAAATGAACTCATGATTAAGTGTCGGCCTTGGTTCGATACCTAGAATACCTCGGTGCGCATAATGTATATTATGTTAAATTGAATAATATTGTTAATATAGCTCATAAGCAATCAAGATAGATTGCTTACCCTCTTCTTAAGGTTCTTTATAAATAATATGCTCTGCTTAGTATTCGATTCGGAGCTCAATAGTAGAAATCAGACATCCAGTTTATTTCGAAATCAGAACGATACTTAACCCCTACATGGTAAAGCGCAAAATCAAGCGTTCAAATCGGCTAAATGTTGGTCAGTGCCGTGAAATTGACATTAAAATACGTAAATTGGGGAATTCAAGGCGTGGCGTATCGTTAGCTAGGCTAATTAATATGGAGATGTGGTGAATATGAGTAAATAGAGCGAGTGGTTAGTGCAAACATCGTCGCAGTTGGTTCTTTTTCGCTATCCATCGCCTACCTGTGTGCTCTGCAAATAACGCCAATTCATCTAGTGTACCGACAGCTCCTTGATAATCTTTACCAAAATTACTGGCTAAGCCCATCCAAGTCTCTGTATCTAAGCCGAGTGAGTGCAGTAGTTTCGGGTGCGAAGCGACAATTGCACCGGGTTTGTCATTTCGAATAACACGGCCACTCCAATCCACTAGCTCAATATAATCGAGTAATGAATACGGAATGCCAAGCTGCTCAGACTCACTGGTATCGCCAACAAAACCAAATAATGCCTTCTTGTTACAAGGGTTGTCACTTTGCTGTTCATCTTGATGTGACACTCCGTGAACACGCTCATAAACGGAGGTGTATTCAGACGCTTCGATACTGTCGTTGATGCCTGCGCGTATCGGATTCAAATCGACATAAGCCATGCACGTTAATAAGGCTTCTTCATCAAGTAACGCTTGAGACTTAAACCTCCCCTCCCAAAACCTTCCGGAGCAGTCATCTTCTGCGTTGGCTTTGCGTGCAATAAACTCATTTAGGCTGCGCATAAACCATGAAATATCAATCAGGCGATCTCGCCAATCATTGATGATACTAAGAGCCGCTTTACTTTCAACTTCAGCGCAGGTTTGCTTTTTTAGCCAGCGCTGAACTAATACGGGAAGTGAGTACAACAGCCCCCACCTCCAGCAGACCTCTTCATCACTAAGCTGTTGATTTAATTGCTCGTCGACATGCAGCACAATGTGGTAATGATTTGACATCACCGCATAGGCGCAGATATCCATACTAAATACCGTCGACAAATAATGCATCCGCTCAACCACCCACGCTCGGCGGTGCTCAAATGATTGCCCTGTATATTTATCGTCACCACACAGATAGGCTCTGCGAACACAACGCGAGATACAATGATAATAAGGAGTATCAGAAAGGGAGACTTGAGACTGTCGAGATTGGGTCATAACAACTACCTCCGAAGTGCGCTATGAATCACTTAAAACTAGTTGTGGGACCAAGAGGCGTCAATATTTATGGGTGTCCACAAATTTTCTTAGCGATTGAGGCCGTCAAACACGAAAACCGTTATTCCAAAAAATTCGGATTAAAATACCCTAGCCCCGCTATCGCGTGCAAGGCTAGTTGTGGGGTCAAGAGACGTCAATATATTTGGGTTTCCTCAATTTTTATCTCTCGTAAATAAGATCAGAATAAAGCTGCCCGCGCATTTGATAAACATCTGGGATGATTTTTTGAAGTCTGAATCCACATTTGTGTAGTACGCGTTCTGAGGCAATGTTACCTTGCGTTACAACCGCGCGAAATTTGTCTATCCCGTGATGGCGCTCTGCCCAATGTATCAATGCTGATAAGGACTCTGTGCCATAGCCCTTGCCTTGAAACTGGGACCTTAATAGAAACCCCACTTCGGCGGTGTCCCCATCCAGCCAGAAACCGGTGATTCCAAACTTAACTGAACTATTGGATTGTTGAATGGTGAGGCATAACCACGAATCGGACTCTTTTAGCCAAGGTTGTACTCTATCTACGAACTTGTTTTTAATATCAGGAAGTTGGGGTTGGTCAAAACAATGTTTAATTACGTCTGTGTCAGTATATAGAGAGTGGAACATGTCCCAATCGGCATCGACTAAGTTCGAAATCAACAGATTTGGTGTTTCAATGCATATCTGTGTGTTTGGTAATACCATGTTCTTAACTTTCCTTGTATAGCCGTAACTAGGTGTGGTAGTTGGCAGATTCTTTTACGCCAAAAATATCAACATTTGAATAGAAACTTAGAGTTCTTTAATATGGATTATGGAAACTGCTCTGTATGTTATATCATACAGGCTCTATGAGGCTATGCTCGCTTTTACAGGTAATTTCAATGACGCAATTAGACGATATCATTAACCATGCAGAATCGGTTTGTAAGGATCGAGGCTCTCGCTTAACTACAAAGCGTAAGCAGATTTTATCTGGTTTGGTACTGTCTAAAAAAGCATTATCTGCTTATGAGCTAATCGATTACTGCAAACAGGAGTTTGATATTACGGTACCTGCAATGTCTATGTACCGCATTCTCGAGTTTTTAGAGGCTGAGTCGTTAGTACATAAACTAAGCCTAGCCAATAAATATGTCGCATGTTCTCATATTACCTGCCAACACGACCACGGGGTTCCGCAATTCTTTATTTGTAGTAACTGTAATAAGGTTTCTGAGTTCAGTATCAGTCAATCTACTATGGCCGAGCTGCAATCTTGCGCGCAGCAAGCTGGTTACACGCTTTCCAGTCAACAGTTAGAGATGAATTGTCTTTGTAACGATTGCGCATAGTTTTATTGCGGATACTTTTATTGCTCATATTTTTCAGACCGGTGTAAACGCACAACTTAGCTTTATCCTCAATCTTGCCTGATTTGTGTGTATATACAGGTGATAGACTCATTCGAACTTGATCTAATTAATATTACAATATAACCCTATTTTCGAGTGATATTCTTCTATTGAAACGGTGCATATTTGGTCTTTTAAGCGTCGTTATTATCCCTATTCATATCTAGTAACACTTACCTGCGTTTAAAGAATTTTTAAAAAAAGTGCTTATAAACTCAGGTATTGCCTATACTAATATGCGATTAGGCACCTGTTTTGGACGACATCAAATCAAGAAACGCGACCTATTTAACACTTTTGGCCTCTGAGTCATTGCGTAAATCTAAGGCAAAGTATATTATCCTCATAAATAGTAATACAATAGTATATGAATTAGGAGTTAGACATGACTAAACCAGTAATTGGTTTCATCGGCCTTGGCCTTATGGGCGGCAACATGGTAGAAAACCTTCAAACCCGCGGTTTTGAAGTAAACGTAATGGATCTAAACAAAGATGCAGTTGCAGCTGTTCTAGCTCGTGGTAATGCATCTCAAGCAACTTCTGGTAAAGAACTTGCTGAAAAATCTGACATCGTAATGCTTTGCCTAACAAC
Coding sequences:
- a CDS encoding Solitary outer membrane autotransporter beta-barrel domain, which translates into the protein MKGINFKFRLFIALSLIGASSCAYATEFYRSILEGNFATAVLLSDSDAFSFGFQDFDPNRFVDIGDDIGNEDSLNLRKELGVTTLPYTYQLPTLTFVDNSKLEHSLRFMFSYMRLARDVSLSPDFESDKAIDDIYTTGVEYSVNRPWQKYWNLGAGIGTNLMYFKNTYHYNNPITIQFRDVLDGNAFNTSAWSQTFQTNVNLHYKRPQDWGRWDGFSELNYFYGYGWGEANQGDIGNPEGLYWINGVKVFYDITHWGGYGQTLFTSVRHINLSSDLKVAFGTSEYWEASVGWLLSPPFLKQYVDNIGIGINLNYGSSLSGGTIILMFNQD
- a CDS encoding 3'-5' exonuclease; amino-acid sequence: MPLSANSVVVLDFETTGLSPNMGDRAIEIGAVKLVDGEVVDTFQQLMNPGFRVSTFIEGYTGISNQMLRSAPSCAEVMQQFATFVGASNLVAHNASFDKRFLDAEYAPLGIEYQGQFACSMLIARRLYQDAPTHKLGDLVRYKNIEHDGVFHRALADSEMTAKLWLLMLQDLQGKGVIEPDFSFMKKVSKTSKSALNALIRKQSMVISSRP
- a CDS encoding HlyU family transcriptional regulator; the encoded protein is MGWLSRLFTGKQQKPAVEIEPYEYKGYLIYAEPIAENGQYRIAGRIVLNQGEAQKTHRFIRSDLLISQGDAQDLMIKKAQMFIDQMGDSIFD
- the pntA gene encoding Re/Si-specific NAD(P)(+) transhydrogenase subunit alpha — translated: MIIGVPREVLDGETRVAASPKSVEQLIKLGFEVKVECSAGALASFDDSAYITSGASIAALDEIWQSDLIFKVNAPTDAEIEMIKEGASLISFIWPAQNPQLMEKLSSKNINVMAMDAVPRISRAQALDALSSMANIAGYRAVVEAAHEFGRFFTGQITAAGKVPPAKVLVAGAGVAGLAAIGAAGSLGAIVRSFDVRPEVKEQVESMGAEFLEVDFQENSGAGDGYAKEMSDEFNKKAEALYAQQATDVDIIITTALIPGRPAPKLITKEMVDSMKSGSVIVDLAAANGGNCAYTEADKVVTTANGVKVIGYTDMVGRLPTQASQLYATNIVNLLKLLCKEKDGNINIDFDDVVLRGVTVVKQGEVTWPAPPIQVSAQPQSTPKPAKEVIEKVEEPTSPIKKVIGLAVGVGAFAWVASVAPAAFLAHFTVFVLACVVGYYVVWNVTHALHTPLMSVTNAISGIIIVGALLQIGQGHGVVNVLAFIAVLIASINIFGGFTVTKRMLEMFRKD
- the pntB gene encoding Re/Si-specific NAD(P)(+) transhydrogenase subunit beta, which gives rise to MSAGLVQAAYIVAAVFFILSLAGLSKQESARNGNYYGIAGMAIALLATIFGPHSSGVAWILLAMVIGGGIGIHYAKKVEMTEMPELVAILHSFVGMAAVLVGYNSLLHAPVLTTHAEHMIHLVEVYLGVFIGAVTFTGSIVAFGKLRGVISSSALNLPHKHKLNLAAIVVSGLLMKWYLGGDGALFPLFLMTLIAFAFGCHLVASIGGADMPVVVSMLNSYSGWAAAAAGFMLANDLLIVTGALVGSSGAILSYIMCKAMNRSFISVIAGGFGQDVSASGSDEDYGEHRESSAEEVAEMLKDSKSVIITPGYGMAVAQAQYPVREITEKLRAKGVEVRFGIHPVAGRLPGHMNVLLAEAKVPYDIVLEMDEINDDFPTTDTVLVIGANDTVNPAALDDPSSPIAGMPVLEVWNAKNVVVFKRSMNPGYAGVQNPLFFKENSTMLFGDAKASCSSILEHL
- the vxrA gene encoding sensor histidine kinase VxrA, producing the protein MLLSLRFSFVTLFLILVSPMLQAKTLPQQLDLLTSMFSFDDAKQMYDMQRIQVDFPTELISPDSMLPQTSNYPLKDIQLLYRLEQKCKGKLPLSPAVTEPLVFTRAICRGTHLPLKWFARSDHIHPGGGTYASRYVVAHPDMFKQLQPFMHISERSLASPDTLLGRLQIMNRDAITALIKGAPMLIQGDEFWIRKGDSYFIFDRANIEKKAKAVDLTFTLRNQVDECFFERGNICWSQNSDQDFIKPFAYLLVVINLLLISGWAIYRWNSKRQDLRSRMLVLQILTHELRTPIASLSMTVEGFRREFEQLPESVYDEFRRLCEDSMRLRQLAEASKDYLQSDNQVLATEYLPSIKEWLEYKVEEYSAPVQLVIDSDTDANVNIYWLGNCIDNLVNNAIKYGQAPVSLSVMKIKQNLIISVEDQGNLRSKDWKSLRKPFVSEAGLGLGLTIVESMVNRMGGRMHLEGPPTKFVMEIPSGTDPSSR
- the vxrB gene encoding response regulator transcription factor VxrB — encoded protein: MEQTLLLVEDDKNLADGLLVSLELAGYKCLHAESIAEANKLWQQADLVILDRQLPDGDSASHIHEWKALKDVPIILLTALVTVKDKVTGLDAGADDYLTKPFAEAELFARVRANLRSLNSDEDQDDSKVITQSLVIDKATREVSYKGDDVTLTRTEFDLLMFLASNLGRVFTRDELLDHVWGYNHFPTTRTVDTHVLQLRQKLPGVEIETLRGVGYKMKAE
- a CDS encoding DUF2861 family protein, which codes for MKITSLASLILLLPFSAPQAKWFEESNTIAQMHKSLLQDDLDGMFEQMVQVWQQESEQYIRPHLDALLEQAVSKDCGKSLMTQSLPTWLTSINISRNTTQRPGRTSHKLVITIDSQSKLDSIDFIRWPERHISAEHQIFQKTEKIYNDDRQMHTTQKVYNIPRRLDSGLYQLTIKDNDGESWNSWVIIDAIKPPQSVRWESRDKWVVDKTKLLNRACPLPRQEIQVSEYKEGKYSQVWSNSYESPRYPTHLPKNAIEANRYLLSVSMVNSRWQGPVVIQQQNTISKTIDLTEE
- a CDS encoding YoaH family protein, which produces MFDDLPPISHAEQQKAVEEIQRLMSEGMSTAQAIKLVAERIRAEYKNKQD
- a CDS encoding transposase, with the protein product MTQSRQSQVSLSDTPYYHCISRCVRRAYLCGDDKYTGQSFEHRRAWVVERMHYLSTVFSMDICAYAVMSNHYHIVLHVDEQLNQQLSDEEVCWRWGLLYSLPVLVQRWLKKQTCAEVESKAALSIINDWRDRLIDISWFMRSLNEFIARKANAEDDCSGRFWEGRFKSQALLDEEALLTCMAYVDLNPIRAGINDSIEASEYTSVYERVHGVSHQDEQQSDNPCNKKALFGFVGDTSESEQLGIPYSLLDYIELVDWSGRVIRNDKPGAIVASHPKLLHSLGLDTETWMGLASNFGKDYQGAVGTLDELALFAEHTGRRWIAKKNQLRRCLH